In Gossypium hirsutum isolate 1008001.06 chromosome D06, Gossypium_hirsutum_v2.1, whole genome shotgun sequence, one genomic interval encodes:
- the LOC107901666 gene encoding uncharacterized protein — protein sequence MSPQRYRHFPPFPSCFRPSAAADNRHMPSPQSAAKTSLATSLYDTNIGLFSLTWSRTFLGHSLHLHHHHHHHHLPSSPLSVLSSSALHFHLNIKSFAFWKKKGCKNVSSATVPNVKIFWDLSRAKFGSGPEPDSGFFVAVVVDGEMTLLVGDATKEAYTRTRAQNPGSRGSQTLVLRKEHVLGSRVYNTKARFGGKLRDISIDCRVNEDARLCLSVDNKRVLQIKRLKWKFRGNERIEVDGVWIGVSWDVYSWLSDKDGNNGRPAVFIFKFENQGTETMEDPFKEGVVLGQQSPCSDGIEWKKKRRSLLRSARSSSSSSISMSSASSGCSSSVMEWESVEESELCAPMGFSLLVYAWRN from the coding sequence atgtcCCCCCAACGCTACCGCCATTTTCCGCCCTTCCCTTCTTGCTTCCGCCCTTCCGCCGCCGCAGACAACCGCCATATGCCGTCGCCACAATCCGCCGCTAAAACTAGCCTCGCTACAAGTCTCTACGACACAAATATAGGCCTTTTTTCCTTAACCTGGTCCCGCACCTTCCTTGGCCACTCCCTccacctccaccaccaccaccatcaccaCCACCTTCCCTCTTCTCCTCTCTCCGTCCTTTCATCCTCTGCCCTCCATTTTCATCTCAATATCAAATCCTTTGCTTTTTGGAAGAAAAAAGGTTGTAAAAACGTCAGCAGCGCCACTGTCCCTAATGTGAAAATTTTCTGGGACCTTTCAAGGGCAAAGTTCGGATCCGGACCTGAACCCGACTCTGGGTTCTTCGTTGCCGTCGTTGTCGACGGTGAAATGACGCTTCTCGTCGGCGATGCTACCAAGGAAGCTTATACTCGAACTAGAGCTCAAAACCCTGGGAGTAGAGGCAGCCAAACTCTTGTTTTGAGAAAAGAGCACGTGTTGGGGAGCAGAGTTTACAACACAAAAGCCAGATTCGGAGGCAAATTAAGGGATATCTCGATCGATTGTAGGGTAAACGAGGATGCAAGGCTGTGCTTGAGCGTGGATAACAAAAGGGTATTGCAAATAAAGCGGCTTAAATGGAAATTTAGAGGGAATGAGAGGATTGAAGTGGATGGGGTATGGATAGGAGTCTCGTGGGATGTCTACAGCTGGTTGTCCGATAAAGATGGCAACAATGGGCGTCCAGCCGTTTTCATCTTCAAGTTCGAGAACCAAGGCACTGAAACCATGGAGGATCCTTTCAAGGAGGGTGTGGTTTTGGGGCAGCAAAGTCCGTGTAGTGATGGGATTGaatggaagaagaaaaggagaagCTTGTTGAGGAGTGCTAGGAGTTCTTCGTCTTCCTCCATTTCGATGTCTTCGGCTTCTTCGGGGTGCAGCTCTTCGGTAATGGAGTGGGAAAGCGTTGAGGAGAGTGAGTTATGTGCTCCCATGGGCTTCTCTTTGCTTGTTTATGCCTGGAGAAACTGA